A single Suricata suricatta isolate VVHF042 chromosome 2, meerkat_22Aug2017_6uvM2_HiC, whole genome shotgun sequence DNA region contains:
- the DUS4L gene encoding tRNA-dihydrouridine(20a/20b) synthase [NAD(P)+]-like, with the protein MKSDCIRSTICQERKKDPIEMFHSGQLVKICAPMVRYSKLAFRTLVRKYSCDLCYTPMIVAADFIRSVKARDSEFTTNQGDCPLIVQFAANDARLLSDAARIVCPYANGIDINCGCPQRWAMAEGYGACLINQPELVRDMVKQVRNQVENPRFSVSIKIRIHDDLTRTVDLCRKAEATGVSWITVHGRTVEERHQPVHYEAIKIIKENMSIPVIANGDIRSLKEAENVWHITGTDGVMVARGLLANPAMFAGYEETPLKCIWDWVDIALELGTPYMCFHQHLMYMMEKITSRQEKRVFNALSSTSAVLDYLTDHYGI; encoded by the exons ATGAAGAGTGACTGCATACGAAGCACAAtatgtcaagaaagaaaaaaagatccaatAGAAATGTTTCATTCTGGGCAGCTGGTGAAAATCTGTGCCCCAATGGTTCGATATTCAAA GTTGGCTTTTAGAACACTAGTAAGAAAATACAGTTGCGATCTGTGCTATACACCAATGATAGTTGCCGCTGATTTCATCAGATCTGTAAAAGCCAGAGACAGCGAATTTACTACAAACCAAG GTGATTGCCCATTGATTGTTCAGTTTGCTGCTAATGATGCAAGACTTTTATCTGATGCTGCTCGTATAGTCTGTCCTTATGCAAATGGAATAGACATTAACTGTGGTTGCCCTCAGAG GTGGGCAATGGCAGAAGGCTATGGAGCTTGCTTAATAAACCAGCCAGAGCTTGTTCGAGATATGGTGAAACAAGTAAGGAATCAAGTGGAGAATCCCAGATTTTCAGTATCTATTAAAATAAG gaTCCATGATGACCTTACAAGAACTGTAGATCTTTGTCGAAAGGCTGAAGCAACAGGAGTTTCTTGGATTACAGTCCATGGAAGAACTGTTGAAGAGAGACATCAGCCAGTTCACTATGAggccattaaaataattaaggaaaatatgTCTATACCTGTAATTGCTAATGGAGATATTCGAAGcttaaaagaagcagaaaatgtgTGGCATATTACTGGGACAGATG GTGTGATGGTTGCAAGAGGACTCTTAGCAAACCCGGCCATGTTTGCTGGATATGAGGAAACCCCACTGAAATGCATCTGGGACTGGGTTGACATTGCTCTTGAACTTGGAACTCCTTATATGTGTTTCCATCAACATTTAATGTACATGATGGAAAAGATAACCTCAAGGCAGGAAAAAAGAGTATTTAATGCTTTGTCAAGCACATCAGCAGTCTTAGATTACCTTACAGACCATTATGGGATTTGA